Proteins from a single region of Labedella gwakjiensis:
- a CDS encoding nucleotide pyrophosphohydrolase, whose amino-acid sequence MSTEDPLPQLRAFVDERDWAQFHTPANLAKSISIEAAELLELFQWSEDADEAKVREELADVLTYCFLLADRIGAEPGQLILDKLSLTRAKYPAEKARGRSDKYDRL is encoded by the coding sequence ATGTCCACTGAGGATCCACTTCCCCAGCTCCGAGCCTTTGTTGACGAGCGCGATTGGGCTCAGTTCCATACCCCGGCAAATCTCGCGAAGAGCATCTCGATCGAGGCCGCGGAGCTGCTGGAGCTCTTTCAGTGGAGCGAGGACGCGGACGAGGCGAAGGTCCGTGAGGAACTCGCCGACGTGCTGACCTACTGCTTCCTGCTCGCTGACCGAATCGGAGCCGAACCCGGTCAGCTCATCCTCGATAAGCTCTCGCTCACTCGGGCGAAGTACCCGGCTGAGAAGGCCAGGGGCCGAAGCGACAAATATGACCGACTTTAG
- a CDS encoding DUF2075 domain-containing protein: protein MTDFRIEHARFSRDGIAQWTALGGRFGNWPVVYALNDDRRVYVGESRDVTKRMKQHREAAAKSGLHTMRVVIDETFNKSVCLDLESHLIRWLSGDGEYQVLNRNSGIVDADYYDRVAYRQTFEEIFERLREENLFSRSIPEIENSDLFKLSPYKSLTEDQAIAVEDIVEGLLDDFASPESPNGGTIVVQGSAGTGKTVVGIYLLKLLQDIAESRDTDEPDPDSMFSEFFVVENRALLEGVAIAMVVPQQSLRRSVQKVFRKTPGLQQVEVLSPIQLGRRNQVYDLVVVDEAHRLNQRANQSSPAQNRFFSDINIALFGHDEDSFTQLDWVIARSRHRILLLDEHQSVRPADLPASTIRRLIEGAAAAYRHYPLTSQMRVQGGEDYIAYVRDLLAGNTPSRGTRSFGSYDLRFFDDIGEMHAEIRRLDDEVGLARLVAGFAWDWKTKTDRTAYDIELDGVQLRWNQTDKDWINSEGAVDEVGSIHTVQGYDLNYAGVIIGPDLRYDIDLKRIVFDRASYRDKKGKENNPRLGIVYTDDDLLRYVRNIYSVLLTRGMRGTFVYVCDPALREYLRERLPLEQNTSLV, encoded by the coding sequence ATGACCGACTTTAGGATCGAGCACGCGCGGTTCAGTCGAGACGGGATCGCGCAGTGGACCGCCCTCGGCGGTCGTTTCGGAAACTGGCCCGTCGTCTACGCATTGAATGATGACCGGCGCGTATATGTAGGCGAGTCCCGCGACGTGACCAAGCGGATGAAGCAGCACCGCGAAGCGGCCGCGAAGAGCGGCTTGCATACGATGCGAGTTGTCATCGATGAGACCTTCAATAAATCCGTTTGCCTCGATCTCGAGTCGCACCTGATCAGGTGGCTTTCCGGCGATGGCGAGTACCAAGTCCTCAATCGCAACAGCGGCATTGTGGACGCCGATTACTACGACCGGGTCGCGTACCGCCAGACGTTCGAGGAGATCTTCGAGAGGCTTCGCGAGGAGAACCTGTTCTCCCGTTCCATCCCGGAGATCGAGAACTCCGATCTCTTCAAGCTCTCGCCGTACAAGTCCCTCACCGAGGATCAGGCCATCGCGGTCGAGGACATCGTAGAAGGGCTCCTGGATGACTTCGCGTCGCCCGAATCCCCGAACGGAGGGACGATCGTTGTTCAGGGAAGCGCGGGCACAGGCAAAACAGTGGTCGGGATTTATCTGCTGAAACTCCTGCAGGACATCGCCGAGAGCCGTGACACGGACGAGCCGGATCCGGACTCGATGTTCTCCGAATTCTTCGTCGTCGAGAACCGAGCTCTTCTCGAGGGGGTCGCGATCGCGATGGTCGTGCCTCAGCAGTCTCTCCGGCGGTCAGTCCAGAAAGTCTTTCGCAAGACACCCGGGCTCCAGCAAGTCGAGGTGCTTTCACCCATCCAACTTGGACGTCGGAATCAGGTCTACGACCTCGTCGTCGTGGATGAAGCGCACCGCCTCAACCAGCGAGCCAATCAGTCCTCCCCCGCACAGAATCGTTTCTTCTCCGACATCAACATCGCACTTTTCGGTCACGACGAGGACTCGTTCACCCAGCTCGACTGGGTCATCGCGCGCAGTCGACACAGGATTCTGCTTCTCGATGAGCATCAAAGCGTTCGACCGGCCGACCTTCCGGCGTCGACTATTCGACGACTCATTGAAGGCGCCGCGGCAGCCTATCGCCACTATCCGCTCACGTCACAGATGAGAGTGCAGGGCGGCGAGGACTACATCGCATATGTCCGCGATCTGCTTGCCGGCAATACGCCCAGTCGTGGCACGCGCTCGTTCGGCTCCTACGACCTCCGGTTCTTCGACGACATCGGAGAGATGCATGCGGAGATCCGTCGGCTCGATGATGAGGTCGGCCTCGCCCGCCTTGTCGCAGGATTCGCGTGGGACTGGAAAACCAAGACGGACCGCACCGCGTACGACATCGAACTCGACGGTGTTCAGCTCCGCTGGAACCAGACCGATAAGGACTGGATCAATTCGGAGGGCGCAGTCGATGAAGTCGGATCCATCCACACCGTACAGGGGTATGACCTCAACTACGCGGGCGTGATCATCGGGCCCGATCTTCGATACGACATCGACCTCAAGAGAATCGTTTTCGACCGAGCGAGCTACCGCGACAAGAAGGGCAAGGAGAACAACCCGCGCCTCGGCATCGTGTACACCGACGACGACTTGCTGCGATATGTCCGCAACATCTACTCCGTGCTGCTCACCCGCGGAATGCGGGGAACGTTTGTGTACGTCTGCGACCCGGCGCTACGGGAGTATCTGCGGGAACGCCTTCCTCTCGAACAGAACACGTCTCTCGTCTAG
- a CDS encoding aldo/keto reductase, whose amino-acid sequence MKQRTLGDGLTVSAIGLGAMGMNAFYGPSDEKESIATLRHALDIGVTFIDTAEAYGPFENEKLIGRALGDRRDEVTIATKASSETDDDGTVHGRNGTPEYIRRAADRSLRHLGVDVIDLYYLHRADPAVPIEESVGALRDLVLAGKVRHIGLSEVAAPTIRRAHAVHPLAAVQSEFSLFARDVLHNDEKATMDELGIGLVAFSPLGRGVLTEGVRSLDDLAPDDARRGLPRFQPDAFAANQRLVSRVEEIAAERGATVPQIALAWLMAEGAVPIPGTRRRSRLDENAAAAGIELSAEERARLVDAVPAGEVVGSRDGIGAGVGVDR is encoded by the coding sequence ATGAAGCAACGGACACTCGGCGACGGCCTCACCGTCTCGGCCATCGGCCTCGGCGCCATGGGGATGAACGCGTTCTACGGTCCGAGCGACGAGAAGGAGTCGATCGCGACGCTCCGGCACGCGCTCGACATCGGCGTGACGTTCATCGACACCGCCGAGGCGTATGGCCCGTTCGAGAACGAGAAGCTCATCGGCCGGGCGCTCGGCGACCGCCGCGACGAAGTGACGATCGCGACGAAGGCCTCGAGCGAGACCGACGACGACGGCACCGTGCACGGCCGCAACGGCACCCCCGAGTACATCCGGCGGGCGGCGGACCGGTCGCTGCGTCACCTGGGCGTCGACGTGATCGACCTCTACTACCTGCACCGCGCCGACCCGGCCGTGCCGATTGAGGAGAGCGTGGGGGCGCTCCGCGACCTGGTGCTGGCCGGCAAGGTGCGCCACATCGGGCTGTCCGAAGTGGCGGCACCCACGATCCGCCGCGCGCATGCCGTGCATCCGCTCGCGGCGGTGCAGTCCGAGTTCTCCCTGTTCGCGCGCGACGTGCTCCACAACGACGAGAAGGCCACGATGGACGAACTCGGCATCGGCCTCGTCGCGTTCTCGCCGCTCGGCCGCGGAGTGCTGACGGAGGGCGTCCGCAGCCTCGACGACCTCGCCCCCGACGACGCGCGCCGCGGCCTGCCGCGCTTCCAGCCCGACGCATTCGCCGCGAACCAGCGACTCGTGTCGCGGGTGGAGGAGATTGCCGCGGAACGCGGCGCGACCGTGCCGCAGATCGCGCTCGCCTGGCTGATGGCGGAAGGCGCGGTGCCGATCCCGGGAACGCGGCGACGCTCCCGCCTCGACGAGAACGCGGCCGCTGCGGGGATCGAGCTGAGCGCGGAGGAGCGTGCGCGGCTGGTGGACGCGGTGCCGGCGGGGGAGGTCGTGGGGTCGCGGGATGGGATCGGTGCGGGGGTGGGGGTGGATCGGTAG
- a CDS encoding MerR family transcriptional regulator — protein sequence MSDIRLPDVGTTVPDGGLSIGDTATVLGLPVETLRYYDRAGLLLDPTPRDAGGRRRYGTADLAWIAGLVMLRETGMSIADIRVIAELSRTPGTEAERLVLFREHRKRVLEKIAQTQRHLAAIDAKIAAYEAAVEGTNE from the coding sequence ATGAGCGACATCCGACTCCCCGACGTCGGCACGACCGTGCCCGACGGCGGCCTCTCCATCGGCGACACCGCCACCGTGCTCGGCCTCCCCGTGGAGACCCTCCGCTACTACGACCGCGCCGGGCTCCTCCTCGACCCGACGCCGCGCGACGCCGGTGGACGGCGGCGGTACGGCACCGCAGATCTCGCATGGATCGCCGGCCTCGTGATGCTGCGCGAGACGGGGATGAGCATCGCCGACATCCGCGTGATCGCGGAGCTGTCGCGCACGCCCGGGACGGAGGCGGAACGGCTCGTGCTGTTCCGCGAGCACCGGAAGCGGGTGCTGGAGAAGATCGCCCAGACACAGCGGCACCTCGCCGCCATCGACGCGAAGATCGCCGCCTACGAGGCGGCCGTGGAAGGAACGAACGAATGA
- a CDS encoding GNAT family N-acetyltransferase has product MPPEVTLHPVQRPADDDALVDFISAHEYPFHMTTRPTADDVRSRIASGSFDAPEHAAYWVVADGRRVGVATLEDLEDDAPLFDLRLANDARGRGLGVPTLQALTREVFERFPAVNRFEGQTREDNIPMRRTFLRAGWVKEAHYRDGWPVAGGDPVASVAYAILRRDWETGKTTPVPWDDEPGPRGN; this is encoded by the coding sequence ATGCCCCCCGAGGTCACTCTCCACCCCGTCCAGCGCCCCGCCGACGACGACGCCCTCGTCGACTTCATCAGCGCGCACGAGTATCCGTTCCACATGACGACCCGCCCCACCGCGGACGACGTCCGTTCCCGGATCGCCTCGGGGTCCTTCGACGCCCCCGAGCACGCGGCGTACTGGGTGGTCGCGGACGGCCGACGCGTCGGGGTCGCCACGCTCGAGGACCTCGAGGACGACGCGCCCCTCTTCGACCTCCGCCTGGCGAACGACGCTCGAGGCCGCGGCCTCGGTGTGCCCACGCTGCAGGCTCTCACGCGGGAGGTGTTCGAGCGCTTCCCCGCGGTGAACCGCTTCGAGGGCCAGACCCGCGAGGACAACATCCCGATGCGCCGCACGTTCCTCCGCGCCGGCTGGGTGAAGGAGGCGCACTACCGCGACGGCTGGCCGGTCGCCGGCGGCGACCCGGTTGCGTCTGTCGCCTACGCCATCCTGCGCCGCGACTGGGAGACGGGCAAGACGACACCGGTCCCGTGGGACGACGAACCGGGGCCGCGCGGCAACTGA
- a CDS encoding GNAT family N-acetyltransferase — protein sequence MGSPRIRLVLTSPDEMPTLRRLFDDPSFHGWGGASPLSDRELAAKYAGDRLPEVETFIVEVDASPAGLAILHDDGDRVGGMDLILLPSTRRRGIGRAVVALLVERARDVRGWMRLTVDPDLSNEAGIRFWEAAGFRPLREEPASEGREAFLLMEMVIAEVGGPER from the coding sequence ATGGGCTCACCGCGGATCCGACTCGTGCTGACGAGTCCCGATGAGATGCCCACGCTGCGGCGGTTGTTCGACGATCCGTCGTTCCATGGGTGGGGTGGCGCGTCTCCGTTGTCGGACCGCGAGCTCGCCGCGAAGTACGCCGGTGACCGGCTTCCCGAGGTGGAGACCTTCATCGTCGAGGTCGACGCTTCCCCAGCGGGTCTCGCGATCCTCCACGACGACGGCGACCGTGTGGGTGGAATGGACCTGATCCTGCTGCCGAGCACGCGGCGGCGCGGCATCGGCCGTGCGGTGGTGGCGCTCCTCGTCGAACGCGCTCGTGATGTGCGCGGATGGATGAGGCTGACCGTCGACCCCGACCTCTCGAACGAGGCCGGCATCCGGTTCTGGGAGGCCGCGGGGTTCAGGCCCCTCCGTGAGGAGCCCGCGTCAGAGGGGCGCGAGGCGTTCCTGCTGATGGAGATGGTGATCGCCGAGGTTGGTGGCCCAGAACGCTAG
- a CDS encoding SDR family oxidoreductase, translating to MQIKDSVVLVTGANRGIGAEFVRQLAERGAAKIYATARDASTITADGVEAVALDVTDAERVQAVAAFATDVDIVINNAGVSLGADVLGGDLDTVRREFETNVFGPLNVTRAFAPILGANGGGAILNVISALSWFAAEGSTSYSMSKAAAWSLTEGTRVELAGQGTQVVGLHMALVDTDMTAGFDAPKSTPAAIVTAALDGLEAGALEVLGDDVTVGVKAQLHLDPAERYALLAG from the coding sequence ATGCAGATCAAGGACTCGGTCGTTCTCGTCACCGGCGCGAATCGTGGCATCGGAGCGGAGTTCGTGCGCCAACTCGCGGAGCGCGGTGCGGCGAAGATCTATGCGACCGCTCGCGACGCGTCGACGATCACCGCGGACGGTGTGGAGGCCGTCGCGCTCGACGTCACCGACGCGGAGCGGGTGCAGGCGGTCGCCGCATTCGCCACCGATGTCGACATCGTGATCAACAACGCCGGGGTGTCGCTCGGCGCGGATGTGCTCGGCGGCGATCTCGACACGGTGCGGCGCGAGTTCGAGACGAACGTCTTCGGTCCGCTCAACGTCACGCGCGCGTTCGCTCCGATCCTGGGTGCCAACGGGGGCGGCGCGATCCTGAACGTCATCTCGGCCCTGTCGTGGTTCGCGGCCGAGGGCAGCACGTCGTACTCGATGTCGAAGGCCGCCGCATGGAGCCTCACGGAGGGCACCCGTGTGGAGCTCGCCGGCCAGGGAACGCAGGTCGTGGGTCTCCACATGGCTCTCGTCGACACCGACATGACCGCGGGATTCGATGCGCCGAAGAGCACTCCAGCCGCCATCGTCACCGCGGCCCTCGACGGACTCGAGGCGGGCGCCCTCGAAGTCCTCGGCGACGATGTCACCGTCGGCGTGAAGGCGCAGCTGCACCTCGACCCCGCCGAGCGGTACGCGCTCCTCGCGGGCTGA
- a CDS encoding TetR/AcrR family transcriptional regulator, with translation MAGRPRSFDRNTAVVVAMEQFWRDGYEATTVAKLTEAMGITPPSMYAAFGDKDHLFHAAVDCYVDAMMVGFEKALTQPTAFDAIREMLYISGEAHTASGTPAGCFVAIEPRLASERAILRRRLAERIEQGIADCDVPPDTHPEELAGYVMAVHSGMAMRARDGGTSEEVLAIAEMGLQAIAVSLAATSSSRLAAGDRRD, from the coding sequence ATGGCCGGCAGACCCAGGAGCTTCGATCGCAACACGGCCGTCGTCGTGGCCATGGAGCAGTTCTGGCGCGACGGCTACGAGGCCACGACCGTCGCGAAGCTCACCGAGGCGATGGGCATCACCCCACCGAGCATGTATGCAGCGTTCGGCGACAAGGACCATCTCTTCCACGCCGCCGTCGACTGCTACGTCGACGCGATGATGGTCGGGTTCGAGAAGGCCCTCACGCAGCCGACCGCGTTCGACGCGATCCGGGAGATGCTCTACATCTCGGGCGAAGCGCACACCGCCTCCGGCACGCCGGCGGGCTGCTTCGTCGCCATCGAGCCCCGCCTCGCGTCGGAACGCGCGATACTCCGCCGCCGCCTCGCGGAACGGATCGAGCAGGGCATCGCGGACTGCGACGTCCCGCCCGACACCCACCCGGAAGAACTTGCGGGCTACGTCATGGCCGTTCACTCCGGGATGGCGATGCGCGCCCGCGACGGCGGCACGTCCGAGGAGGTGCTCGCGATCGCGGAGATGGGCCTCCAGGCGATCGCAGTGAGCCTCGCGGCCACGTCCTCCTCGCGCCTGGCCGCGGGCGACCGGCGGGACTAG
- a CDS encoding DUF1801 domain-containing protein, which yields MAIATQPTDEDVTAFLDAVPDERRRAEGHAIRNLMESVTGEPAVMWGASMVGFGSRPYTNTTGTNEWFVMGFSPRKAALTIYGIHDGYGPADPLLTDLGQHTTGVGCVYIKRLDRIDLAVLERLVRNAWGSPDPDANPSPS from the coding sequence ATGGCGATCGCGACACAGCCCACCGACGAGGACGTCACCGCGTTCCTCGATGCCGTCCCCGACGAGCGTCGTCGCGCGGAGGGCCACGCCATCCGCAACCTGATGGAAAGCGTCACGGGCGAACCGGCGGTCATGTGGGGCGCGTCGATGGTGGGTTTCGGTTCCCGCCCATACACGAATACGACGGGCACCAACGAGTGGTTCGTCATGGGCTTCTCGCCACGGAAGGCGGCGCTCACGATCTACGGGATCCACGACGGCTACGGCCCGGCGGACCCGCTTCTCACCGATCTCGGACAGCACACCACGGGAGTCGGCTGCGTCTACATCAAGCGCCTCGACCGCATCGACCTCGCCGTGCTCGAACGCCTCGTCCGCAACGCCTGGGGCAGCCCCGACCCGGACGCGAACCCCAGCCCCTCCTGA
- a CDS encoding DoxX family protein: protein MVIAFYAIAGLAALLFLGAGGMKLARPKAALKENGMGWVDDFSSTSIKLIALAEVLGAIGLILPVVTGIAPILSPIAGIGLAVIMVGAVVVHARRSEPIVPPLVLAALAVAAAVLGFLVIG from the coding sequence ATGGTCATCGCCTTCTACGCCATCGCCGGCCTCGCCGCGCTTCTCTTCCTCGGTGCCGGAGGAATGAAGCTCGCGCGGCCGAAGGCTGCTCTCAAGGAGAACGGCATGGGCTGGGTGGACGACTTCTCCTCGACGTCCATCAAGCTCATCGCGCTCGCCGAGGTGCTCGGCGCGATCGGCCTGATCCTGCCCGTCGTCACCGGGATCGCCCCGATCCTCTCGCCCATCGCGGGCATCGGCCTGGCCGTCATCATGGTGGGAGCCGTCGTGGTCCACGCCCGTCGCTCGGAGCCGATCGTTCCGCCGCTCGTGCTCGCGGCGCTCGCGGTGGCTGCGGCCGTGCTCGGGTTCCTCGTCATCGGCTGA
- a CDS encoding MarR family winged helix-turn-helix transcriptional regulator — MDGDDVRWLTDDEERAWIPFVSTVMWMPAALDLQLERDAGLSMFEYLVLSGLSMQDDRSLRLRDLALFANSTLSRLSKVVNRLSDQGWVERRPDPDDGRSTLATLTDAGWDKVVATAPGHVAQVRELIFDRLTPAEVEQLRTITSKLSTAVGPDGACAGKLA; from the coding sequence ATGGACGGCGACGACGTGCGGTGGCTCACCGATGACGAGGAACGCGCCTGGATCCCCTTCGTCTCCACGGTCATGTGGATGCCGGCGGCCCTCGACCTCCAACTCGAGCGCGACGCGGGCCTCAGCATGTTCGAGTACCTCGTGCTGTCTGGGCTCTCCATGCAGGACGACCGCTCGCTGCGACTCCGCGATCTGGCCCTCTTCGCGAACAGCACCCTCTCGCGGCTGTCGAAGGTCGTGAACCGCCTCTCGGATCAGGGGTGGGTGGAACGCCGACCCGACCCGGACGACGGACGAAGCACTCTCGCGACCCTGACGGACGCCGGCTGGGACAAGGTCGTTGCGACGGCACCCGGCCACGTCGCCCAGGTTCGTGAACTGATCTTCGACCGCCTCACCCCAGCAGAGGTCGAGCAACTCCGCACGATCACGTCGAAGCTCTCGACCGCCGTCGGCCCAGACGGCGCGTGCGCAGGCAAGCTCGCCTGA
- a CDS encoding pyridoxamine 5'-phosphate oxidase family protein, translating to MTDTTDGTAKVAELLKDFRFAMLTTIDEQGKLVAHPLTVQEREFDGDLWFIIGRHASAVTHLDINPSAGVSLSSNDSWVSLSGTAAVVEDTAKLTDLWNPMVEAWFPDGPTDPNVTLLKFSADSAEYWDSPGGKVASVLSFVKSKVTGEPLEGDNGKVEL from the coding sequence GTGACCGACACGACAGACGGCACTGCGAAGGTCGCCGAACTCCTCAAGGACTTCCGCTTCGCGATGCTCACGACCATCGACGAGCAGGGCAAGCTCGTCGCCCACCCCCTCACCGTGCAGGAGCGCGAGTTCGACGGCGACCTCTGGTTCATCATCGGCCGGCACGCCTCCGCCGTGACGCACCTCGACATCAACCCGAGCGCCGGCGTCTCCCTCTCGTCGAACGACTCCTGGGTGTCGCTCTCCGGGACCGCCGCGGTCGTCGAGGACACGGCGAAGCTCACGGACCTGTGGAACCCGATGGTCGAGGCGTGGTTCCCGGACGGCCCCACCGATCCGAACGTGACGCTCCTCAAGTTCTCCGCCGACAGCGCCGAATACTGGGACAGCCCCGGCGGAAAGGTCGCATCCGTCCTGAGCTTCGTGAAGTCGAAGGTGACGGGCGAGCCGCTCGAGGGCGACAACGGCAAGGTCGAGCTCTAG
- a CDS encoding VOC family protein, whose translation MALRWYTTVVESTDHRALAAWWAEALSWTIMFEDDDEVVVIPPWAEEDGAALRFEQVPPGLVFVPVDRPKTTKNRLHLDLAPHIDDDRDAEIDRLIGLGARRVDVGQGDDVSWTVLADPDGNEFCVLSSRER comes from the coding sequence ATGGCACTGAGGTGGTACACGACCGTGGTCGAGTCCACGGATCATCGGGCGTTGGCCGCCTGGTGGGCCGAGGCGCTCTCATGGACGATCATGTTCGAGGACGACGACGAGGTGGTTGTCATCCCACCGTGGGCCGAGGAGGACGGAGCCGCACTGCGGTTCGAGCAGGTGCCGCCCGGACTCGTCTTCGTGCCCGTCGACCGCCCGAAGACGACGAAGAACCGGCTGCACCTCGACCTCGCCCCGCACATCGACGACGACCGCGATGCCGAGATCGACCGCCTCATCGGCTTGGGTGCACGTCGCGTCGACGTCGGTCAGGGCGACGACGTCAGCTGGACCGTCCTCGCGGACCCGGACGGCAACGAGTTCTGCGTCCTGTCGTCTCGCGAGCGATGA